The proteins below are encoded in one region of Paenarthrobacter ilicis:
- a CDS encoding LacI family DNA-binding transcriptional regulator gives MRATVKDVALRAGVSPKTVSNVMNGVVPVAAPTRLRVEQAMAELDYVPNLSARGLRNGRSGVIALALPDLGTPYSAEMAHHIVEVAHEQGWIIQIEETGSDPQREQELMTRARSNLIDGLILNPVVLDESAVKVGVALPPVVLLGEVSQQLADRVFVDSFAAARDMTLALASSGRRRIAVLGTTQGRGSAAAIQRTQGYEAALDSLGIPRDESLLIPCEKWTPETAAKALGAYLEANPVPEALFCFTDSMAIGALSVLWKRGLRVPEDIAVAGFDDIADGRYAVPSLTTVSFDKRTIASEALRLLTERMGDRGSAQRVVSVDFSIVERDSTQP, from the coding sequence GTGCGCGCAACGGTCAAGGACGTGGCGCTCCGTGCCGGAGTTTCACCCAAAACAGTTTCCAACGTGATGAATGGCGTTGTGCCGGTGGCTGCTCCCACGCGGCTCAGGGTTGAGCAGGCCATGGCGGAGCTGGACTATGTTCCCAACCTTTCGGCCCGGGGCCTGCGCAATGGGCGGTCCGGGGTCATCGCCCTGGCGTTGCCGGACCTGGGCACTCCGTACTCGGCAGAGATGGCCCATCACATTGTGGAAGTAGCCCACGAGCAAGGCTGGATTATCCAGATCGAGGAAACGGGCTCGGATCCGCAGCGCGAGCAGGAACTCATGACGCGGGCGCGGTCCAACCTCATTGATGGTTTGATCCTCAACCCCGTGGTGCTGGACGAGAGTGCCGTGAAGGTTGGCGTGGCGCTGCCTCCCGTGGTCCTGCTGGGCGAGGTCTCGCAGCAGCTGGCGGACCGGGTGTTTGTGGACAGCTTCGCTGCTGCGCGGGACATGACGCTGGCACTGGCCAGCTCCGGACGGCGGCGCATCGCCGTGCTGGGCACCACCCAGGGGCGGGGATCTGCGGCGGCCATTCAGCGTACCCAAGGGTATGAAGCGGCTTTGGACAGCCTCGGAATTCCGCGCGATGAATCGCTGTTGATCCCGTGCGAAAAGTGGACACCGGAAACCGCCGCGAAAGCCCTGGGCGCTTATTTGGAAGCGAATCCCGTTCCCGAAGCATTGTTCTGCTTCACGGACTCCATGGCGATTGGTGCGCTCAGCGTGCTCTGGAAGCGGGGCCTGCGGGTTCCGGAGGACATTGCGGTAGCGGGCTTTGATGACATAGCCGATGGCCGCTACGCCGTTCCTTCGCTGACCACGGTCTCTTTCGACAAGCGCACCATCGCCAGCGAAGCGCTGCGCCTTCTGACCGAGCGCATGGGGGACAGGGGCTCCGCGCAGCGGGTAGTGAGCGTCGATTTCAGCATTGTTGAACGGGACAGCACCCAGCCCTGA
- a CDS encoding extracellular solute-binding protein has protein sequence MKHFESLTGKQLSRRQLLAGSVLVGGGLLAATLTGCGGTAQAAQVQDIDFWHLLSGGDGIKMQAMINAANQANPGFTVRPTVLAWGPPYYTKLAMASAGGRPPEVAIMHASRVPGYAPGGLIEPWDLDLLAENGVTAADFAPRIWEKSQQNGKVFSIALDSHPFIMFYNTDVAAKAGVLGSNGQLEEVSSPQEFKAMALEMQKVTKAHGLSFGYLGSGSQMWRLFYTLYKQHGVDMELTPGQPMKVDRDAAIESLEFMASLFDDTIAAQAGDISTGIAEFARGDSGMLFSGVWELPTMKKAGIPVDAATIPTLYGTPASYADSHSFVLPRQLNHNEDKRRDVYKFVTDVLKGSLSWAEAGHIPGYQPVVQSQAYRDLTPQIHYANAADIIAYDPESWFSGSGSDWQTYFAENVQNVLLGRDKATVGWDAFEQRTNTLLSRPNPV, from the coding sequence GTGAAGCACTTTGAGTCTTTGACCGGGAAACAGTTATCCCGGAGACAGTTATTGGCAGGATCAGTCCTTGTGGGCGGCGGGCTCCTGGCCGCCACGCTCACGGGCTGCGGGGGAACGGCACAGGCCGCCCAGGTGCAGGACATCGACTTCTGGCACCTGCTCTCCGGCGGTGACGGAATCAAGATGCAGGCCATGATCAACGCCGCCAACCAAGCCAACCCCGGCTTTACGGTGCGCCCCACAGTGCTCGCCTGGGGGCCACCGTATTACACCAAACTGGCCATGGCGTCAGCAGGCGGCAGGCCACCGGAAGTGGCCATCATGCACGCCAGCCGGGTTCCCGGCTACGCGCCCGGTGGACTGATTGAGCCGTGGGACCTTGATTTGCTGGCGGAGAACGGCGTCACCGCTGCAGATTTTGCCCCCAGGATTTGGGAGAAGAGCCAGCAAAACGGCAAAGTGTTCTCCATTGCGCTGGACTCCCACCCGTTCATCATGTTCTACAACACGGATGTGGCAGCCAAAGCCGGTGTCTTGGGAAGCAACGGCCAGCTTGAGGAAGTCAGCTCCCCGCAGGAGTTCAAGGCTATGGCACTGGAAATGCAGAAGGTCACCAAGGCCCACGGGCTGTCCTTTGGCTACCTTGGCAGCGGGTCCCAGATGTGGCGCCTCTTCTACACGCTCTACAAGCAGCACGGCGTTGACATGGAACTGACTCCCGGACAGCCCATGAAAGTGGACAGGGATGCTGCCATCGAGTCCCTGGAATTCATGGCCTCCCTCTTCGACGACACCATCGCGGCCCAGGCAGGCGACATCAGCACGGGCATCGCGGAGTTCGCGCGCGGCGACTCAGGGATGCTGTTCAGCGGAGTCTGGGAGCTTCCCACCATGAAGAAAGCCGGCATTCCCGTGGATGCGGCCACCATTCCTACGCTGTATGGGACACCCGCCTCCTATGCGGACTCGCACTCCTTTGTCCTCCCGCGGCAATTGAACCACAACGAGGACAAACGGAGGGACGTGTACAAATTCGTCACTGATGTCCTCAAAGGATCACTGTCCTGGGCAGAAGCCGGCCACATCCCCGGGTACCAGCCGGTGGTCCAATCACAGGCGTACCGTGACCTCACTCCGCAGATCCATTACGCCAATGCTGCGGACATCATTGCCTACGATCCCGAGTCTTGGTTCAGCGGCTCCGGCTCGGACTGGCAGACCTACTTCGCGGAGAACGTGCAGAACGTGCTCCTGGGAAGGGACAAAGCAACTGTTGGCTGGGACGCCTTCGAGCAACGCACCAACACCCTCCTCTCCCGTCCCAACCCCGTCTAG
- a CDS encoding carbohydrate ABC transporter permease: MSTSTLSRKSPGKPSLQRVRPGNPGGTRSNLSGWGFAAPFLLFFLMFLVWPILYGFYMSLTGKSLTGANDNLIGIANYAEALADADMWHSLGNTLYFTVISTVPLVLVALVMAALLNVGLPAQWLWRLSYFAPYLLASTVVSLFFTWMYNPQLGLINEFLTGIGLPRVAWLNDPNVAMWAIVIATLWWTVGFNFLLYLAAMQNIPAQHYEAASLDGASAWRQFFSITLPQLTPTTVMIVLLQILASLKIFDQVYQMTAGGPAGSTRPVVQYIFETGFTGYRLGYSAAISYIFFGLIVVVSIMQFVITRRRSA, from the coding sequence ATGAGTACCTCTACCCTGTCCCGGAAGAGCCCGGGAAAACCCAGCCTCCAAAGGGTGCGGCCCGGCAACCCCGGCGGCACAAGAAGCAACCTCAGCGGCTGGGGATTCGCCGCCCCGTTCCTGTTGTTCTTCCTGATGTTCCTGGTCTGGCCCATCCTCTACGGCTTCTACATGAGCCTCACGGGTAAGTCCCTCACCGGCGCCAACGACAACCTGATCGGTATCGCCAACTACGCCGAGGCCCTGGCCGACGCCGATATGTGGCACTCCCTGGGCAACACGCTCTACTTCACGGTGATCAGCACCGTTCCACTGGTTCTGGTGGCCCTGGTGATGGCCGCGCTGCTCAACGTCGGGCTGCCTGCCCAGTGGCTGTGGCGCCTGAGCTATTTTGCGCCCTACCTGCTGGCCTCCACCGTGGTGAGCCTCTTCTTCACCTGGATGTACAACCCGCAATTGGGCCTGATCAACGAGTTCCTTACCGGCATAGGCCTTCCCAGGGTTGCCTGGCTCAATGATCCCAACGTTGCCATGTGGGCGATCGTCATTGCCACGCTGTGGTGGACCGTGGGCTTCAACTTCCTGCTCTACCTGGCCGCGATGCAGAACATCCCGGCGCAGCATTACGAGGCAGCGTCACTGGATGGAGCCAGCGCCTGGCGGCAATTCTTCTCCATCACGCTTCCGCAGCTCACGCCCACCACAGTGATGATCGTTCTCCTTCAGATCCTGGCGTCGCTGAAGATCTTTGACCAGGTGTACCAAATGACGGCCGGCGGTCCTGCCGGTTCCACCCGGCCGGTGGTGCAGTACATCTTCGAAACCGGGTTTACCGGATACCGGCTGGGCTATTCGGCAGCCATCTCCTACATCTTCTTCGGACTGATCGTGGTGGTTTCCATCATGCAGTTCGTCATCACCCGCCGCAGGAGTGCATAG
- a CDS encoding carbohydrate ABC transporter permease — protein sequence MAIPTLTRPAPHATTAGSPKPRQPRKKPTVGRISAIVVAAFIAVLWLIPFAWATATAFKTEADAAAPDVTWLPPSGFTPEAFVKVFQDGNIPLWTWNSLYTSAAITAITLVISALVAYALSRIDFKGKKVLMTVIIASIIIPPPVLIIPLFYQMLALNLIDTSWAIILPQVIHPAMVFVLKKFFDQIPRELEEAAVMDGASRLRIFTQIILPLSRPILAAVAIFVFIGAWNNFLWPFIATNDGNLLTLPVGLQTIKSAYGIQYAQNMASALLAALPLIVVFLFFQRQIIKGVATTGLAGT from the coding sequence ATGGCAATCCCTACCCTCACACGTCCAGCACCACATGCCACCACCGCCGGGAGCCCCAAGCCCCGCCAGCCCCGGAAGAAGCCGACGGTGGGCAGGATCTCCGCCATCGTTGTCGCTGCCTTCATCGCTGTGCTGTGGCTGATTCCGTTCGCGTGGGCCACCGCCACCGCCTTCAAAACCGAGGCGGATGCCGCGGCTCCGGACGTCACCTGGCTGCCGCCGTCGGGCTTCACTCCTGAAGCGTTCGTCAAGGTGTTCCAGGACGGCAACATCCCGCTCTGGACGTGGAACTCGCTCTACACATCGGCGGCCATTACGGCGATCACGCTGGTGATTTCGGCGCTGGTGGCGTACGCGCTCTCCAGGATCGACTTCAAGGGCAAAAAGGTGCTGATGACCGTGATCATTGCGTCCATCATCATCCCGCCGCCCGTGCTGATCATTCCGCTGTTCTACCAAATGCTGGCGCTGAACCTGATCGATACCTCGTGGGCCATCATCCTGCCGCAGGTCATCCACCCGGCCATGGTGTTCGTGCTGAAGAAGTTCTTCGACCAGATCCCGCGTGAACTCGAGGAAGCCGCCGTGATGGATGGTGCCAGCCGCTTGCGGATCTTCACCCAAATCATCCTGCCGTTGTCCCGGCCCATCCTGGCCGCCGTCGCGATCTTCGTGTTCATCGGTGCGTGGAACAACTTCCTGTGGCCGTTCATCGCCACCAACGACGGCAACCTGCTGACCCTCCCGGTGGGACTGCAGACCATCAAGAGCGCCTACGGCATCCAGTACGCGCAGAACATGGCGTCCGCGCTTCTGGCCGCGTTGCCGCTGATCGTCGTCTTCCTGTTCTTCCAACGCCAAATCATCAAAGGCGTTGCGACGACGGGACTCGCCGGAACCTGA
- a CDS encoding alpha-N-arabinofuranosidase, with protein MSRARITLDRDFTVGEVPRRLFGSFVEHMGRCVYTGIYEPGHPEADENGFRQDVMKLVKELGATVIRYPGGNFVSGYNWEDGVGPVENRPRRLDGAWHTVETNAFGLHEFVDWSKQAGTEIMEAINLGTRGVDAAREIVEYANHPGGTYLSDLRAKNGHKEPFNIKLWCLGNELDGPWQIGHKTADEYGRLAQEAAKAMRFVDPTLELVACGSSSSSMPTFGAWEQTVLTHTYDEVDYVSLHAYYQEHDGDVGSFLASAVDTDYFIESVIATADAVRAKGKHKKHINLSFDEWNVWYQRGLDTEDQPHNVAKAGWREHPRVIEDKYNVTDAVVVGTLLNSLLRHGDRVKIANQAQLVNVIAPILSEENGPAWKQTIFHPFARMAELAKGQILRLAVDSDKYSNARFGDTDLVDVSATWNEETGRVALFFANRGLEEAADVEVALRGFDARQVLRAEVLEIPEGGDRFTINSQDQQGRVGLTALEGVKATGSELRLTLPALSWAVVELDVVKA; from the coding sequence ATGTCCCGCGCACGCATCACCCTCGACCGCGACTTCACCGTTGGCGAGGTACCCCGCCGGCTTTTCGGCTCCTTCGTGGAGCACATGGGCCGCTGTGTCTACACCGGAATCTACGAACCCGGCCACCCGGAAGCGGACGAGAACGGTTTCCGCCAGGACGTCATGAAGCTTGTGAAAGAACTTGGCGCCACCGTGATCCGGTACCCCGGCGGCAACTTCGTCTCCGGCTACAACTGGGAAGACGGGGTTGGCCCCGTGGAAAACCGGCCGCGCCGGCTGGACGGGGCCTGGCACACCGTGGAGACCAATGCATTCGGCCTGCACGAGTTTGTGGACTGGTCCAAGCAAGCCGGCACGGAAATCATGGAAGCCATCAACCTGGGCACCAGGGGAGTGGACGCGGCCCGGGAAATCGTGGAGTACGCCAACCACCCCGGTGGCACCTACCTTTCAGACCTCCGTGCCAAGAACGGCCACAAGGAACCGTTCAACATCAAGCTCTGGTGCCTAGGCAATGAGCTGGACGGGCCGTGGCAGATCGGCCACAAGACCGCCGATGAGTATGGCCGGCTGGCGCAGGAAGCCGCCAAGGCCATGCGGTTCGTAGACCCCACGCTGGAGTTGGTGGCCTGCGGAAGCTCCAGCTCTTCGATGCCCACTTTCGGTGCCTGGGAACAGACGGTCCTCACCCATACCTACGACGAAGTGGACTACGTGTCCCTCCACGCCTACTACCAGGAGCACGACGGTGACGTGGGCAGCTTCCTGGCCTCCGCCGTCGACACCGATTACTTCATCGAGTCAGTGATCGCCACCGCGGATGCCGTGCGCGCCAAGGGCAAGCACAAGAAGCACATCAACCTGTCCTTCGATGAGTGGAACGTTTGGTACCAGCGCGGCCTGGACACCGAGGACCAGCCGCACAACGTGGCCAAGGCAGGCTGGCGGGAGCACCCCCGCGTGATCGAGGACAAGTACAACGTCACCGATGCCGTGGTGGTGGGGACACTGCTCAACTCGCTGCTGCGCCACGGTGACCGTGTCAAGATCGCCAACCAGGCACAACTGGTCAACGTCATTGCTCCGATCCTTTCGGAGGAGAACGGCCCGGCGTGGAAGCAGACGATCTTCCACCCGTTCGCACGCATGGCCGAGCTCGCCAAGGGCCAGATCCTGCGGCTCGCGGTGGACTCGGACAAATACTCGAATGCACGGTTTGGCGACACGGATCTGGTGGACGTCAGCGCTACGTGGAACGAGGAAACGGGTCGCGTGGCATTGTTCTTTGCCAACCGCGGGCTGGAAGAAGCCGCCGACGTGGAGGTGGCCCTGCGTGGTTTCGACGCCCGGCAGGTGCTCCGCGCAGAGGTCCTGGAGATTCCCGAGGGTGGCGACCGGTTCACCATCAACAGCCAGGACCAGCAGGGCCGCGTTGGCCTGACGGCACTGGAAGGTGTGAAGGCCACCGGCTCCGAACTGCGCCTGACACTGCCCGCCCTGTCCTGGGCCGTCGTCGAGCTTGACGTGGTGAAAGCCTAG
- a CDS encoding DsbA family oxidoreductase has protein sequence MKIEIWSDVACPWCYIGKRRFETALAQFPHRDSVDIEWKSYQLDPSVPEHYDGTELDYLSNRKGMAPEQVKQMFAHVTETAKGEGLDYHFDKVVVANSFTAHRLIHLASQHGKQDAAKEQLLSDHFEHGKDIGNQEYLTELGASLALPADEVTELFTTDKFTDDVNMDINEARAIGVTGVPFFVIDRKYGISGAQPADLFSEALNQAWQEANPLIPVGASDAEACGPDGCAV, from the coding sequence ATGAAGATTGAGATCTGGTCAGACGTCGCGTGTCCGTGGTGCTACATCGGCAAGCGCCGTTTTGAGACCGCCCTGGCACAGTTCCCGCACCGCGATTCCGTGGACATCGAATGGAAGAGCTACCAGCTGGACCCCTCCGTCCCGGAGCACTACGACGGCACGGAGTTGGACTACCTGAGCAACCGCAAGGGCATGGCCCCTGAGCAGGTCAAGCAGATGTTCGCCCACGTCACGGAGACCGCCAAGGGCGAGGGCCTGGACTACCACTTCGACAAAGTGGTGGTGGCCAACAGCTTCACCGCCCACCGGCTCATCCACCTTGCGTCGCAGCACGGCAAGCAGGATGCCGCCAAGGAACAGCTCCTCAGCGATCACTTCGAGCACGGCAAGGACATCGGCAACCAGGAGTACCTCACGGAACTCGGCGCCTCCCTGGCACTTCCCGCCGATGAAGTCACAGAGCTTTTCACCACGGACAAGTTCACCGATGACGTGAACATGGACATCAACGAGGCCCGCGCCATTGGCGTCACCGGCGTCCCGTTCTTCGTGATCGACCGCAAGTACGGCATCTCAGGCGCCCAGCCCGCCGACCTCTTCAGCGAGGCCCTGAACCAGGCCTGGCAGGAAGCCAATCCGCTGATACCGGTGGGAGCTTCCGACGCCGAGGCCTGCGGCCCTGACGGCTGCGCTGTCTAG
- a CDS encoding GNAT family N-acetyltransferase — protein MTETIRTATTHDAGKLAELAAVTFPLACPPGASPADIQTHVETHLGESNFNGYLTDANITVLVLEKAGELAGYTMLVAKPASDPDVASVLSATPSAELSKCYVHPDHHGQGVASRLMRASLAVAADKGAAGVWLGVNSENAKAIRFYEKSGFQRVGTKSFTLGRAVEHDFVMETEL, from the coding sequence ATGACTGAGACCATCCGCACCGCCACAACGCATGACGCCGGGAAGCTGGCCGAGCTTGCTGCCGTCACCTTTCCGCTGGCCTGCCCGCCAGGGGCTTCGCCCGCGGACATCCAGACCCACGTTGAAACGCACCTCGGCGAGTCCAACTTCAATGGATACCTCACCGATGCCAACATCACGGTCCTGGTCCTGGAAAAGGCCGGAGAACTGGCCGGCTACACCATGCTGGTTGCCAAACCCGCCAGTGACCCGGATGTGGCATCCGTTTTGTCTGCGACTCCTTCAGCTGAGCTCAGCAAGTGCTACGTCCACCCGGATCACCACGGGCAAGGCGTCGCCTCCCGGCTGATGCGGGCGTCCTTGGCGGTGGCCGCCGACAAGGGAGCGGCCGGCGTCTGGCTTGGTGTTAACAGCGAGAATGCCAAGGCAATCCGCTTCTACGAGAAGAGCGGTTTCCAACGCGTTGGCACCAAGTCGTTCACGCTGGGACGGGCCGTTGAGCACGATTTCGTCATGGAAACAGAGCTCTGA
- a CDS encoding GAF and ANTAR domain-containing protein: protein MPSNEQNDDFERLHQLISSAEDLKAFLDGMTGFAATTLSRVTGTRIECAVTLRRRKRAMTIAGSSDTAILLDGVEQSIGEGPARTALETGTPTLLEDAATDQQWPKYVKNLSFMGVTSALGVPMALGNDAAAALNFFAMERRTVIDQVCGMIMAQNNCSQDEAFAVLQKASQHRNIKLHSLAEEIVQQRRDAFKDNAREILD from the coding sequence GTGCCAAGCAATGAACAAAACGATGACTTTGAGCGCCTGCACCAGCTGATCAGCAGCGCCGAAGATCTGAAGGCGTTCCTGGACGGAATGACAGGCTTCGCAGCCACAACGCTCAGCCGTGTCACCGGTACCCGCATTGAATGCGCCGTGACGTTGCGCCGGCGCAAGCGGGCCATGACCATTGCGGGAAGCAGTGACACCGCAATCCTGCTGGACGGGGTGGAACAGTCCATTGGGGAGGGACCCGCCCGTACCGCTTTGGAGACCGGGACCCCTACCCTGCTGGAGGACGCTGCAACGGATCAACAATGGCCCAAGTACGTCAAGAACCTTTCCTTCATGGGAGTCACCAGCGCCTTGGGAGTTCCCATGGCCCTGGGGAACGATGCCGCGGCGGCATTGAATTTTTTCGCCATGGAGCGACGGACCGTCATAGACCAGGTGTGCGGCATGATCATGGCCCAGAACAACTGTTCCCAGGATGAAGCTTTCGCGGTTCTCCAGAAGGCTTCCCAGCACCGCAACATCAAGCTCCACAGCCTGGCCGAGGAAATCGTCCAGCAACGCCGTGATGCCTTTAAGGACAACGCGAGAGAGATCCTCGACTGA
- a CDS encoding universal stress protein, with protein MTIVVGYVPTPEGEAALTQAIAEARKSNSTLLVINSSKGDALVDNRYAQEPEIQSIEERLASQGVQHVIKQPIRGHDAAAEVLDAADEHQAELIVIGLRRRSPVGKLIMGSVSQRILLEADCPVLAVKAD; from the coding sequence ATGACCATTGTGGTGGGATACGTCCCCACACCGGAAGGCGAAGCGGCATTGACGCAGGCAATCGCCGAGGCCAGGAAGAGCAACAGCACATTGCTGGTCATCAACTCCTCCAAGGGCGATGCCCTGGTGGATAACCGCTACGCGCAGGAACCGGAGATCCAGAGCATCGAGGAGCGGCTTGCTTCGCAGGGCGTGCAGCACGTCATCAAGCAACCCATCCGCGGCCATGATGCCGCAGCCGAAGTCCTGGACGCTGCCGATGAGCACCAGGCGGAACTGATCGTCATCGGCCTGCGCCGCCGCAGCCCGGTGGGCAAACTCATCATGGGCAGCGTCTCCCAACGGATCCTGTTGGAGGCCGACTGCCCGGTGTTGGCGGTCAAGGCAGACTAA
- a CDS encoding tripartite tricarboxylate transporter permease, translated as MDVWSSLMDGFSTALTPMNLMYAMIGVILGTAVGVLPGLGPAMTVALLLPVTYALEPTSAFIMFAGIYYGGMYGGSTTSILLNTPGESSSVVTAIEGNKMAKAGRAAQALATAAIGSFVAGTIGTTLLAVCAPIVVKFAVSLGSPSYFAIMMLALLAVTAVLGKSRLRGFASLGLGLAIGLVGLDSVTGQSRLTFGIPLLSDGLDIVVVAVAIFAVGEALWVAAHLRRTPLHIIPVGRPWMGKKDWQRSWKPWLRGTVFGFPFGALPAGGAEIPTFLSYVTEKRLSKHPEEFGHGAIEGVAGPEAANNAAAAGTLTPMLALGLPTNATAAVMLAAFTSYGIQPGPQLFSSQGPLVWALIASLFIGNLLLLLINLPLAPLWAKLLQLPRPYLYAGILFFATLGAYSVNLQAFDLVILLVLGALGFMMRRFGLPVLPLILGVILGPRLEGQLRKTLQLSAGDPAGLFSEPIAVGIYVIIAIILAWPLVFKLIRRNRPATALPAGYDDAEPTTEHPVASVPPATTTEATIPTDRKQEKP; from the coding sequence ATGGACGTCTGGTCCTCCTTGATGGACGGTTTCTCCACCGCCCTGACTCCCATGAACCTGATGTACGCCATGATCGGCGTCATCCTGGGCACCGCCGTTGGTGTCCTCCCCGGACTGGGCCCGGCCATGACCGTGGCACTGCTCCTCCCCGTTACGTATGCCCTTGAACCCACCAGCGCGTTCATCATGTTCGCCGGTATCTACTACGGCGGAATGTATGGCGGTTCCACCACCTCCATTCTGTTGAATACACCGGGCGAATCGTCATCCGTGGTCACGGCCATTGAGGGCAACAAGATGGCCAAGGCGGGTCGCGCCGCCCAAGCGCTTGCGACGGCGGCCATCGGCTCGTTCGTGGCGGGCACCATTGGCACCACCCTCCTCGCCGTCTGCGCGCCGATCGTTGTGAAGTTCGCCGTCAGCCTGGGCTCGCCCAGCTACTTCGCCATCATGATGCTGGCTCTCCTGGCCGTCACCGCAGTCCTGGGCAAGTCACGCCTCCGCGGCTTCGCTTCCCTGGGCCTGGGCCTGGCAATCGGCCTGGTTGGTTTGGACTCCGTCACCGGTCAGAGCCGCCTCACGTTCGGCATTCCGCTGTTGTCCGACGGTCTGGACATTGTGGTGGTGGCCGTGGCCATCTTCGCCGTGGGCGAGGCACTCTGGGTGGCTGCCCACTTGCGCCGCACCCCGTTGCACATCATTCCTGTTGGCCGTCCGTGGATGGGCAAGAAGGACTGGCAGCGTTCCTGGAAGCCGTGGCTCCGCGGCACAGTGTTCGGCTTCCCGTTCGGCGCACTGCCTGCAGGCGGCGCCGAAATCCCCACCTTCCTCTCCTATGTCACGGAAAAGCGCCTCAGCAAGCACCCCGAAGAATTCGGACACGGCGCCATTGAGGGCGTGGCCGGACCGGAGGCTGCCAACAACGCTGCCGCGGCCGGAACGCTTACCCCCATGCTGGCCCTCGGGTTGCCCACCAACGCAACGGCCGCGGTGATGCTCGCAGCCTTTACGTCCTACGGCATCCAGCCCGGTCCGCAGCTCTTCTCCAGCCAGGGACCCTTGGTATGGGCTTTGATTGCCAGCCTTTTCATTGGCAACCTCCTGCTCCTGCTGATCAACCTTCCTCTGGCACCCCTGTGGGCAAAGTTGCTGCAACTTCCCCGCCCGTACCTGTACGCAGGCATCCTGTTCTTCGCTACTTTGGGCGCCTACTCGGTGAACCTGCAGGCTTTCGACCTGGTGATCCTGCTGGTCCTGGGAGCACTTGGCTTCATGATGCGCCGGTTCGGGCTCCCCGTGCTGCCGCTTATTCTGGGCGTCATCCTCGGCCCCCGTTTGGAAGGCCAGCTCCGCAAGACATTGCAGCTCAGTGCCGGCGACCCGGCCGGGCTCTTCAGCGAGCCGATCGCCGTCGGAATTTACGTCATCATCGCGATCATCCTGGCTTGGCCGCTGGTGTTCAAACTCATCCGGCGCAACCGTCCGGCGACGGCCCTGCCCGCTGGCTACGACGACGCTGAACCCACCACGGAACATCCCGTTGCGTCCGTGCCGCCGGCAACCACCACGGAAGCCACCATCCCGACCGATCGGAAGCAGGAGAAACCATGA
- a CDS encoding tripartite tricarboxylate transporter TctB family protein, translating to MSSAVTGLKGRAELGVALLLGVVGVLVFLDANGLVTPYSKSDPVGPKTVPFIVAGILLICAVMLAINVLRGGKGEAEEGEDVDLTHPADWKTILPLAGAFLLNILLIDWAGWVISGTILFWGSVLALGSRRYVRDGIISVALSLLTFYGFYLGLGIALPAGLLEGIL from the coding sequence GTGAGCTCTGCAGTAACAGGCTTGAAAGGCCGCGCCGAGCTGGGGGTAGCCCTCCTGCTCGGCGTGGTTGGCGTCCTTGTTTTCCTCGACGCCAACGGCCTGGTAACCCCGTACTCCAAATCAGACCCCGTAGGCCCCAAAACGGTCCCGTTCATTGTTGCCGGAATTCTCCTAATCTGCGCCGTGATGCTGGCCATCAACGTCCTCCGTGGCGGTAAAGGCGAAGCCGAAGAAGGCGAGGACGTGGACCTGACCCACCCTGCGGACTGGAAAACCATCCTTCCGTTGGCCGGTGCGTTCCTCCTGAACATCCTGCTGATCGACTGGGCCGGCTGGGTCATCTCCGGCACCATCCTGTTCTGGGGCAGCGTCCTTGCCCTGGGCAGCCGCCGCTACGTCCGCGATGGAATCATCTCCGTGGCGCTCTCCCTGCTCACCTTCTACGGCTTCTACCTCGGCCTGGGCATCGCTTTGCCGGCCGGGCTCCTGGAAGGAATCCTCTGA